TTGAACAAAAGGTTGCCAACCGTTTGCGTATTGAAATCATTAACCGTTTACAGTTTTTATCCGATGTGGGGCTTGATTACCTCACCCTTAACAGAGCTTCTTCTTCATTGTCGGGGGGAGAATCCCAGCGAATAAATCTTGCCACTTCATTGGGAAGCAGCTTGGTGGGTTCAATGTACATTCTCGATGAGCCAAGTATTGGGTTACATTCCCGCGATACTCATCGGCTTATTTCCGTACTAAACCAACTAAAAGATTTGGGAAACTCGGTTATTGTAGTTGAACATGATGAGGAAATAATCAAAGCTGCCGACCAAATAATTGACATTGGTCCTTTGGCAGGCTATCAGGGGGGCGAGGTCGTTTTCCAGGGAAATTTTAATGAACTCATAAAATGCAAAACAAGCCTCACCGCCCGCTACCTTACAAATAGCGAGTGTATCCCCCTACCCTCTTTTCGCAGAAAATGGACAAACTTTATTGAATGTGCAGGTGCACGCGAAAATAACCTTAAAAATATTAATGTAAAATTTCCCTTAAATACTTTAACCGTTGTTACCGGAGTAAGCGGTTCCGGCAAAACATCATTGGTTAAAAAAATTCTCTACCCTTCTTTAAAGAAATATTTGGGAGGATATGGTGAAAAAACCGGGAAATTCGATTTGCTAAAAGGAGATATTCATCTTATTTCTTCGGTTGAAATGATTGACCAGGACCCCATTGGCCGTTCTACACGCTCGAACCCGGTAACTTATGTAAAAGCTTATGATGATATCCGGGAACTTTTTTCCCAACAGCCGCTCTCCAAATCGAGGCTTTACAAGCCGGGATACTTCTCATTCAATATCCCTGGTGGCAGGTGCGAAGAATGTATGGGAGAAGGCATTGTAAAAATTGAAATGCAGTTTATGGCAGACATTTATCTCACTTGCGACAGTTGCGGAGGAAAACGATTTAAAGACGAAGTTCTTGATGTAAAATACAATGGAAAAAATATCAGCGAAATTCTTGACATGACCATAACAGAAGCTGTTGATTTTTTTAATGCAGAAACGAAAAAAAATTCACTACTGAAAAGTATTTTAACTAAAATGCAACCACTTATTGATGTTGGTTTGGGCTATTTAAAAACCGGACAAACATCCAATACCCTTTCTGGGGGCGAAGCGCAACGTATTAAACTTGCATACTTTCTTGCAAAAGGCGTAGCCGATTTGCCGGCACTTTTTATCTTTGATGAACCCACAACCGGATTACATTTTCACGATATTAGTAAACTTTTGGCTGCATTTAATGCATTACTTGCTAAGGGACATTCTATTGTGGTAATCGAGCACAATCCGGAAATTATCAAGTGTGCCGACTGGATTATTGACCTGGGACCCGAAGGAGGCGAAAACGGAGGAAAAGTAGTTTTTGAAGGGATTCCCGAAGATTTAATCCATTGCCCTGGTTCATATACAGGTAAATACATGTTTCAAAAACTGAGCTGAATTTTTCGATTATGCCTGCTTTGCAACGGCCTTAATCTATGTTTTATCTCGAATATGATTCCTCTAAAGTCGCTTTATTTTACCTTGTACAAAATCTGAAGAAATAAATTTTTATTTTATTGATACACAAGTAGAAACAGAGTATTTGCTAAAAAATGGGAGCAGTAATGGTTTTGAAAAAAAAATTTATAGTATATTTGAAAAAAGTTTGAATTATTCGGATGAAAAAAGAAAATGGATTAACGAATGGTAATAAAATATGGGAAATAAATTAGATCAAGAATTTCTTTCTCAGGCTATCGCGATAGCGATAGACAATATTCGCCAGGGAAAAGGCGGTCCTTTTGGAGCAGTAATAGTAAAAGATGGGAAAATAATTGCTACAGGTGCAAACTATGTAACTACCCAAAATGATCCTACAGCCCATGCTGAGATTACTGCAATAAGAAATGCCTGCAAAGCCCTTGGCTCCTATCAACTAACAGATTGTATTATTTATTCAAGTTGTGAGCCATGTCCGATGTGCCTTGGTGCCATTTATTGGGCAAGACCGGCAAAAATAGTTTATGCTTCTACCCGCTGGGATGCTGCAAACGCAGGTTTTGACGATTCTCTTATTTACAATGAAATAAATATTCCCATTGCAAAGCGGAAAATACCTACAGTTTATATTAAAATAGAAGAAACTAAAAAATTGTTTTATGAATGGGGAAAAATGGAAAAAACAGAATATTAGATTTGTTTGTAACCTAATTTTTCAATTTTTTGCAACCATTATTCCTTTTTATTTTCTTTTGAATGTTTAACAGAACCTATTGAGGCTATTTTTACTGGGTTTACTCCGCAAAATTGTAATATGACCTTTTCTCTGTTTTTGTCATATGGACACCCAAAATCAAAATCCAAAAACTATAATATATTGTATTTGTGAAATGTAAAATTTATATCAAAAAATATGACGAAAACAGGCAAAATTTTAGTTTTTAAAATTTAGAAAAAATAGATTTGTACGTTCTTTAATTTATATTTTCAGTTTTTTAAAAGCTTCAATATTAGTGGGAAAAATATCAAACAAATTTCCCCGTGTCATGATTAAAATTCTATTTTTGCATCTCTTAACGTATTTTGCATGGAACTAAAATTAACCAAGCCCATCGTTTTCCTCGACCTTGAAACAACAGGAATTAACGTAACAACCGACCGTATAGTTGAAATTAGCATCATTAAAGTGAATATTAATAACTCAACAGAAACAAGGACCCAACTTATCAATCCTACTATTCCAATACCTAAGGTAGTTACGGCTATTCATGGAATAAGCAATGAAGATGTGAAAGATTGTCCTACTTTTGCTGAAGTGGCTCATTCTTTTGCTCAATTTATTGGTAATGCCGACCTTGCAGGCTATAATTCCATTAAATTTGATATTCCATTACTCATGGAAGAATTTTTACGTGTTAATGTGGATTTCGATATGAAAGGACGCCGCATTGTGGATGTACAAAATATTTTCCATAAAATGGAACAACGTACACTTAGCGCTGCCTATAAATTTTACTGTGGGAAAACCATCGAAAACGCCCATAGAGCTGAAGCCGATGCCATGGCAACTTACGAAATTTTAAAAAGTCAGCTCGATATGTATGAGGGGAAAAGCTTTATTGATAGCAGAACCAAAAAGGAACAACTTATTATTAACGATGTGAAAGCATTGCACGACTTTTCCTATTATTCAAAAAGTGCCGACCTTATCGGGCATATTATCTATGATAATGATATTGAAATATTCAATTTTGGAAAACATAAAGGGAAACCTGTTAGTGAAGTGTTTAAAACAGAACCTGCATATTACGACTGGATGATGAAAGCCGAGTTCCCTCTTTACACCAAAAAAGTGATTACAGCAATTAAACTACGTGGTTTTAATAATAACTCTGTAAATGTGGACTAAACAATGAAAATCATCTGTGTTGGAAGAAACTATCTGGAGCACGCCCACGAAATGCGGGCTCAGGTACCCGAACTTCCGATGTTTTTTTGTAAACCCGATACGGCTCTGTTACGCAATAACCAACCCTTCTTTTATCCTGATTTTTCGAGTGAAATTCACTACGAGGTGGAAGTTGTAATTAAAATATGTAAGCTGGGAAAATCTGTATCAGAAAAGTTTGCATCTAATTATTATAATCAGGTGGGTTTAGGTATTGATTTTACAGCCAGAGATATACAACGGAATTGCAAAGAAAAAGGTATGCCCTGGGAAATTTCTAAAGCCTTCGATGGATCAGCAGCCATCAGTCCATTTTTGCCATTAGAAACAATCCCCAACCTAAATTCCATGAATTTTCGGCTTGATATCAATGGAAAAATGGTACAAACAGGTAATACTTCCGAAATGATTTTTCGCTTTGATACCATTGTTTCCTATATATCACAATTTATTACCCTGAGAACCGGTGACCTGATTTTTACCGGAACGCCTGCAGGCGTAGGCCCCGTATTTATCAACGATTTACTTGAGGCTTATCTTAACGATAAAAAAATGCTTCGTTTTCGGATTAAATAATCCGATTTGCACACACAAAACAAATTGCTGGTAATTATAAAACAAATGATAAGCTAACCCGTTATTTTATACTCTATAATACTTCAAACAAACGTGCAAGCTGAAAAATCAATCATAAAAATCCTTTTTACCTATGCAATTTTCTGGTTGTTGTTTTTTGTAATTGCCCGTAGTATCTTTTTTATATACTTTGCATCACATCTGAATGCAGATTCCATCAGGTTTTCTGAGGTGTTATTATCCTATTTATATGGTTTTCGTCTCGACATAACCACAATCAGTTACCTTTTAGTCTTTCCATTTTTTACAATTGTAATTCAATCATTTACATCTAAAAAATTTTATCAACCTCTTACCCGTTTCTACATATTTTTGTTCATTGTGTTATTTTCGTTGCTATATACCGCCGAACTGGGCACGTATGAAGAATGGCTTACCAAACTCCCCTATAAAGCACTTAATTACCTCAGGCATCCTGCTGAAATAGCAGGATCAGCCTCAACATTACAGTTTTTCTCTCTCATTTTCTTTTTTCTGTTACAGTCCATAATTTTTATAGGATTATACTTACGATTTTTTGAAAAAAAGTTTCCCCAACAAAAACCTAATTACATTGTCAGGGTACTAATTCTCTCCATATTTCCTGTTTTTATTTTATTAGGAATCCGGGGGGGGGTACAACAAATACCTGTTAATCAAAGCCAATCATACTTTTCAAAACATAATATCCTGAATATAGGTGCAGTAAACTCTGCGTACAGCTTTTTCCACAGTGTGTATGAAAACATCAAAAATATTAACCAGAACCCATTTGCATTTTACGATGAGAAGGAAGCTACTAAAATTGTAAAACAGATAAACACCCCATTATGCGACACAACACTGAAGGTTCTGAAAACACAGCGTCCGAATATAATTCTTATTATTCTCGAAAGCTGGTCGGCTGACCTGATAGAGCAATTGGGTGGGAAACCCGGTATTACTCCTTGTTTTAACAATTTAATGAAAGACGGTATTTTATTTACTAAAGTATTTTCCAGCGGAACCCGTAGTGAACAGGGAATGGCGTGTATTTTAAGCGGTTTCCCAGCACATCCCTTATCTTCTATTACCGTTCAGCCCGATAAATTTGTCAAACTTCCAGGAATCAACAAGGAGTTAAAAAAAGTGGGATATTTTTCTTCTTTTTATTTTGGCGGACAACTCATTTATGGAAATATGAAAGGGTACATAATGAGTAATCGTTTTGATAAAGTTACAGAAATATATGATTTTAATAAAGAAAAAAACATAATTTATGGCAAGCTGGGTGTTCACGATGAGTTTTTGTTTAACCGTGTAATAAAAGATTTAGAATACCAAAAAGAACCTTTTTTTACTGTAGCTTACACTCTTTCAACCCACTCCCCTTACGATCAACCCATGAAGGATACCATACTGTGGGGTGGAAAAATGAAAGGGTACTTGAATGCAGCATATTATACGGATA
This is a stretch of genomic DNA from Lentimicrobiaceae bacterium. It encodes these proteins:
- the uvrA gene encoding excinuclease ABC subunit UvrA, which translates into the protein MSEKEIDRADPSKNIIIKGAKVHNLKNISLVIPRDKMVVITGLSGSGKSSLAFDTLYADGQRRYVESLSAYARQFLGRMQKPEVDYIKGITPAIAIEQKVNTRNPRSTVGTSTEIYEYIKLLFARIGKTISPVSGEVVKQDSISDVTDFILTLPNSAKANIYCPLILKEGRTAKEQLGIILQQGFNRIMVGNAVFRIEEFLKNPSLPDELCSVVIDRILINKEDDELPSRIADSVQTAFYEGEGTCMIEVTDGDSIYMKTFSNRFERDGLLFEIPTVNLFAFNNPYGACKTCEGFGSVIGIDEDLVIPNKYLSVYDEAIACWKGEKMSEWKDLLVMHAYKFDFPIHKPYYQLTKKQQELIWTGNQYFKGLNVFFKWVEEQNYKIQYRVMLARYRGKTVCPDCRGTRLRKDAGYVKINGKSVFDIVLMPISSALTFFKNLELTPFEQKVANRLRIEIINRLQFLSDVGLDYLTLNRASSSLSGGESQRINLATSLGSSLVGSMYILDEPSIGLHSRDTHRLISVLNQLKDLGNSVIVVEHDEEIIKAADQIIDIGPLAGYQGGEVVFQGNFNELIKCKTSLTARYLTNSECIPLPSFRRKWTNFIECAGARENNLKNINVKFPLNTLTVVTGVSGSGKTSLVKKILYPSLKKYLGGYGEKTGKFDLLKGDIHLISSVEMIDQDPIGRSTRSNPVTYVKAYDDIRELFSQQPLSKSRLYKPGYFSFNIPGGRCEECMGEGIVKIEMQFMADIYLTCDSCGGKRFKDEVLDVKYNGKNISEILDMTITEAVDFFNAETKKNSLLKSILTKMQPLIDVGLGYLKTGQTSNTLSGGEAQRIKLAYFLAKGVADLPALFIFDEPTTGLHFHDISKLLAAFNALLAKGHSIVVIEHNPEIIKCADWIIDLGPEGGENGGKVVFEGIPEDLIHCPGSYTGKYMFQKLS
- a CDS encoding nucleoside deaminase; its protein translation is MGNKLDQEFLSQAIAIAIDNIRQGKGGPFGAVIVKDGKIIATGANYVTTQNDPTAHAEITAIRNACKALGSYQLTDCIIYSSCEPCPMCLGAIYWARPAKIVYASTRWDAANAGFDDSLIYNEINIPIAKRKIPTVYIKIEETKKLFYEWGKMEKTEY
- a CDS encoding 3'-5' exonuclease, translated to MELKLTKPIVFLDLETTGINVTTDRIVEISIIKVNINNSTETRTQLINPTIPIPKVVTAIHGISNEDVKDCPTFAEVAHSFAQFIGNADLAGYNSIKFDIPLLMEEFLRVNVDFDMKGRRIVDVQNIFHKMEQRTLSAAYKFYCGKTIENAHRAEADAMATYEILKSQLDMYEGKSFIDSRTKKEQLIINDVKALHDFSYYSKSADLIGHIIYDNDIEIFNFGKHKGKPVSEVFKTEPAYYDWMMKAEFPLYTKKVITAIKLRGFNNNSVNVD
- a CDS encoding fumarylacetoacetate hydrolase family protein, which encodes MKIICVGRNYLEHAHEMRAQVPELPMFFCKPDTALLRNNQPFFYPDFSSEIHYEVEVVIKICKLGKSVSEKFASNYYNQVGLGIDFTARDIQRNCKEKGMPWEISKAFDGSAAISPFLPLETIPNLNSMNFRLDINGKMVQTGNTSEMIFRFDTIVSYISQFITLRTGDLIFTGTPAGVGPVFINDLLEAYLNDKKMLRFRIK
- a CDS encoding sulfatase-like hydrolase/transferase — translated: MQAEKSIIKILFTYAIFWLLFFVIARSIFFIYFASHLNADSIRFSEVLLSYLYGFRLDITTISYLLVFPFFTIVIQSFTSKKFYQPLTRFYIFLFIVLFSLLYTAELGTYEEWLTKLPYKALNYLRHPAEIAGSASTLQFFSLIFFFLLQSIIFIGLYLRFFEKKFPQQKPNYIVRVLILSIFPVFILLGIRGGVQQIPVNQSQSYFSKHNILNIGAVNSAYSFFHSVYENIKNINQNPFAFYDEKEATKIVKQINTPLCDTTLKVLKTQRPNIILIILESWSADLIEQLGGKPGITPCFNNLMKDGILFTKVFSSGTRSEQGMACILSGFPAHPLSSITVQPDKFVKLPGINKELKKVGYFSSFYFGGQLIYGNMKGYIMSNRFDKVTEIYDFNKEKNIIYGKLGVHDEFLFNRVIKDLEYQKEPFFTVAYTLSTHSPYDQPMKDTILWGGKMKGYLNAAYYTDKCIGNFIEKARKQPWFKNTLFVFVADHGHPTYRKWHPFSPNFFHLPLFFYGDVIKDEFKNTKISHLGTQYDIASTLLPLLGLDDSAFRWSKNLLNPCSPQYAYFAFEEGVGWIRPKGYFVYDKKTDRFFFLEINKKDIEYYNRLIKEGKSYLQEVFQAYMQY